A part of Streptomyces sp. NBC_01451 genomic DNA contains:
- a CDS encoding 2-hydroxy-3-oxopropionate reductase gives MTDLPKVAWIGLGIMGSPMSENLIKAGYDVTGFTLEQDKLDRLVAAGGTAAGSIADAVCDADVVITMVPASPQVEAVAYGPGGILANVRPGALLIDMSSITPQTSVDLAKAAAEKGVRVLDAPVSGGEAGAVEAVLSIMAGGEQADFDSARPLFEALGRTVVLCGPHGSGQTVKAANQLIVAVNIEACAEAVVFLEKSGVDLTAALEVLGGGLAGSTVLARKRDNFLNRDFAPGFRVDLHHKDMGIVTEAARTVGAALPVGAVVAQLVASLRAQGDGGLDHSALLRGVERLSGAEV, from the coding sequence ATGACCGATCTCCCCAAGGTCGCCTGGATAGGCCTCGGCATCATGGGCTCCCCCATGTCCGAGAACCTGATCAAGGCGGGTTACGACGTCACCGGCTTCACCCTGGAACAGGACAAGCTCGACCGCCTCGTCGCCGCCGGCGGCACCGCGGCCGGTTCGATCGCCGACGCCGTGTGCGACGCCGACGTCGTGATCACGATGGTGCCCGCGTCACCACAGGTCGAGGCCGTCGCGTACGGCCCCGGGGGCATCCTGGCGAACGTGCGGCCCGGCGCCCTGCTCATCGACATGTCGTCGATCACCCCGCAAACGTCGGTGGACCTGGCGAAGGCGGCGGCCGAGAAGGGCGTCCGGGTGCTGGACGCGCCCGTGTCGGGCGGCGAGGCGGGCGCCGTCGAGGCCGTGCTGTCCATCATGGCCGGCGGCGAACAGGCCGACTTCGACAGCGCGAGGCCGCTCTTCGAGGCGCTCGGCAGGACCGTCGTGCTGTGCGGTCCGCACGGCTCCGGCCAGACGGTGAAGGCCGCGAACCAGCTGATCGTCGCCGTGAACATCGAGGCGTGCGCGGAGGCCGTGGTCTTCCTGGAGAAGTCGGGCGTGGACCTGACGGCGGCGCTCGAGGTGCTGGGCGGCGGGCTGGCCGGCTCGACCGTGCTGGCGCGCAAGAGGGACAACTTCCTGAACCGCGACTTCGCGCCGGGTTTCCGTGTCGACCTCCACCACAAGGACATGGGCATCGTGACGGAGGCGGCCCGCACGGTCGGCGCCGCGCTGCCCGTCGGCGCGGTGGTCGCCCAACTCGTCGCGTCCCTGCGGGCGCAGGGGGACGGCGGCCTGGACCACTCGGCCCTGCTGCGGGGCGTGGAACGCCTGTCGGGCGCCGAGGTCTGA
- a CDS encoding GNAT family N-acetyltransferase — MRIRPATAAELPALRAVERAAGSPYRRLGMAEIADDEPPALDLLEPYRRAGRAWVAAATGEDRPLAYLIAEPVDGALHIEQVSVHPDFAHRRIGRALLAYADDRAQEEGLTHLTLTTFTEVPWNAPYYARLGFRALDEAELTPGLRKIRALEAGHGLDRWPRVCMRRP; from the coding sequence ATGCGCATCCGCCCGGCGACCGCCGCCGAACTCCCCGCCCTGCGCGCCGTCGAACGCGCCGCCGGCTCCCCCTACCGCCGGCTGGGGATGGCGGAGATCGCGGACGACGAGCCGCCCGCCCTGGACCTGCTGGAGCCGTACCGGCGCGCGGGACGCGCCTGGGTCGCCGCCGCCACCGGCGAGGACCGCCCCCTGGCCTACCTGATCGCCGAACCGGTGGACGGCGCCCTCCACATCGAACAGGTCTCCGTCCACCCCGACTTCGCGCACCGCCGCATCGGCCGGGCGCTCCTCGCGTACGCCGACGACCGCGCCCAGGAGGAAGGCCTGACCCACCTCACCCTGACGACGTTCACCGAGGTCCCGTGGAACGCGCCCTACTACGCCCGGCTGGGCTTTCGCGCCCTCGACGAGGCCGAACTCACCCCGGGGCTGCGGAAGATCCGCGCGCTCGAGGCCGGGCACGGCCTCGACCGCTGGCCCCGCGTCTGTATGCGCAGGCCCTGA
- the gcl gene encoding glyoxylate carboligase encodes MARMTAARAAVEILKREGVTHAFGVPGAAINPFYAALRAAGGINHTLARHVEGASHMAEGYTRTHPGNIGVCVGTSGPAGTDMITGLYSATGDSIPILCITGQAPTAVIHKEDFQAVDIASIARPVTKMATTVLEAAQVPGVLQQAFHLMRSGRPGPVLVDLPVDVQQTEIEFDPETYAPLPVYKPAATRAQIEKALTLLNASHRPLIVAGGGIINADAAELLVEFAELTGIPVVPTLMGWGTLPDDHDLNAGMVGLQTSHRYGNATFLESDFVLGIGNRWANRHTGRLDVYTAGRTFVHVDIEPTQIGRIFAPDYGIASDAKAALELFITVARELKEAGGLPDRSEWAAATQERRARLQRRTHFDDIPIKPQRVYEEMNRAFGPETRYVTTIGLSQIAGAQLLHVQRPRHWINCGQAGPLGWTIPAALGVAVADPEASVVALSGDYDFQFMIEELAVGAQHRIPYVHVLVNNSYLGLIRQAQRAFDIDFQVNLEFENLNSPELGAYGVDHVKVAEGLGCKAIRVTDPAELATAFERARKLAAQHRVPVIVEAILERVTNISMSTTNDIGNVVEFEEIATEPGHAPTSVRTLRT; translated from the coding sequence ATGGCTCGTATGACCGCTGCCCGCGCGGCAGTCGAGATCCTCAAGCGGGAGGGCGTCACGCACGCGTTCGGTGTTCCCGGCGCGGCGATCAACCCCTTCTACGCGGCGCTCCGGGCCGCCGGCGGGATCAACCACACGCTCGCCCGCCACGTCGAGGGCGCCTCGCACATGGCCGAGGGCTACACGCGCACCCACCCCGGCAACATCGGTGTCTGCGTGGGCACTTCGGGCCCGGCCGGCACCGACATGATCACGGGGCTGTACTCCGCGACCGGCGACTCGATCCCGATCCTCTGCATCACCGGCCAGGCGCCCACCGCGGTGATCCACAAGGAGGACTTCCAGGCCGTCGACATCGCCTCCATCGCACGGCCGGTCACGAAGATGGCCACCACGGTGCTGGAGGCGGCCCAGGTCCCCGGCGTCCTCCAGCAGGCCTTCCACCTGATGCGGTCGGGCCGCCCCGGGCCGGTACTGGTCGACCTGCCGGTCGACGTCCAGCAGACGGAGATCGAGTTCGACCCGGAGACCTACGCACCGCTGCCCGTCTACAAGCCGGCCGCGACCCGCGCCCAGATCGAGAAGGCGCTCACCCTGCTGAACGCCTCGCACCGGCCGCTGATCGTGGCGGGCGGCGGCATCATCAACGCCGACGCGGCCGAACTCCTCGTCGAATTCGCCGAGTTGACGGGCATCCCGGTCGTCCCCACCCTCATGGGCTGGGGCACGCTGCCGGACGACCACGACCTGAACGCCGGCATGGTCGGCCTCCAGACCTCGCACCGCTACGGCAACGCGACCTTCCTGGAGTCCGACTTCGTCCTCGGCATCGGCAACCGCTGGGCCAACCGCCACACCGGCAGGCTCGACGTCTACACGGCCGGCCGCACCTTCGTCCACGTCGACATCGAGCCCACCCAGATCGGCCGCATCTTCGCCCCCGACTACGGCATCGCCTCCGATGCGAAGGCCGCGCTGGAGCTCTTCATCACGGTGGCGAGGGAGTTGAAGGAAGCGGGCGGCCTCCCGGACCGCTCCGAGTGGGCGGCGGCGACCCAGGAACGCAGGGCCCGCCTCCAGCGGCGTACGCACTTCGACGACATCCCGATCAAGCCGCAGCGCGTGTACGAGGAGATGAACAGGGCCTTCGGCCCCGAGACGCGGTACGTGACGACGATCGGCCTCTCCCAGATCGCCGGCGCCCAGCTGCTGCACGTCCAGCGGCCCCGGCACTGGATCAACTGCGGCCAGGCGGGCCCCCTCGGCTGGACGATCCCGGCCGCCCTGGGCGTCGCCGTCGCCGACCCGGAGGCGTCCGTGGTCGCCCTCTCCGGCGACTACGACTTCCAGTTCATGATCGAGGAGCTGGCCGTGGGCGCCCAGCACCGCATCCCGTACGTCCACGTCCTGGTGAACAACTCCTACCTCGGCCTGATCCGGCAGGCGCAGCGGGCCTTCGACATCGACTTCCAGGTCAACCTGGAGTTCGAGAACCTCAACTCGCCCGAGCTGGGGGCCTACGGCGTCGACCACGTCAAGGTCGCCGAGGGCCTCGGCTGCAAGGCGATCCGCGTGACGGACCCCGCCGAACTGGCCACCGCCTTCGAGCGGGCCAGGAAGCTCGCGGCGCAGCACCGGGTCCCGGTGATCGTCGAAGCGATCCTGGAACGCGTCACGAACATCTCCATGTCGACGACCAACGACATAGGGAACGTGGTGGAGTTCGAGGAGATCGCGACCGAGCCCGGCCATGCGCCGACGTCGGTCAGGACGCTCAGGACCTGA
- a CDS encoding TIM barrel protein, giving the protein MGFPEQRFTVNLSILFTELPLLERPAAARAAGFTAVELWWPWPDSPTPARSELDSLRAAIKDAGVRLTGLNFYAGQLPGPDRGALSVPGAESERFRANIEVAAGLAESLGCGALNALYGNRIEGVDPAEQDALALENLVPAARAAHRIGAILLVEALNGPESPRYPLVSAPAAVEIVDRVNLATGLDNARFLMDLYHLSMNGEDLPAVIDRFAARTGHVQIADNPGRGAPGTGTLPLADHLDRLGKAGYEGWVGLEYKPGDRPGAEAFDWLPREARPAP; this is encoded by the coding sequence ATGGGATTCCCAGAGCAGCGGTTCACCGTCAACCTGTCGATCCTCTTCACGGAACTCCCGCTCCTGGAGCGCCCGGCGGCGGCCCGGGCCGCCGGATTCACCGCGGTCGAGCTGTGGTGGCCGTGGCCCGACTCCCCCACCCCGGCCCGGTCCGAGCTGGACTCCCTGCGGGCCGCGATCAAGGACGCGGGCGTCCGCCTCACCGGCCTGAACTTCTACGCCGGACAGCTGCCGGGCCCGGACCGGGGCGCCCTGTCCGTGCCCGGGGCGGAGTCGGAGCGGTTCCGCGCCAACATCGAGGTGGCCGCGGGTCTGGCCGAGTCGCTCGGCTGCGGCGCGCTCAACGCGCTGTACGGCAACCGGATCGAGGGCGTGGACCCGGCGGAGCAGGACGCGCTGGCCCTGGAGAACCTGGTGCCGGCGGCCCGCGCCGCGCATCGCATCGGGGCGATCCTCCTCGTCGAGGCGCTCAACGGGCCGGAGTCACCCCGGTACCCGCTGGTGAGCGCCCCCGCCGCCGTGGAGATCGTCGACCGGGTCAACCTGGCGACCGGCCTCGACAACGCCCGCTTCCTGATGGACCTCTACCACCTGTCCATGAACGGCGAGGACCTCCCCGCGGTGATCGACCGGTTCGCCGCGAGGACGGGCCACGTCCAGATCGCCGACAACCCCGGCCGCGGCGCCCCCGGCACCGGCACGCTCCCCCTCGCGGACCACCTCGACCGGCTGGGCAAGGCCGGTTACGAGGGCTGGGTGGGTCTGGAGTACAAGCCGGGCGACCGGCCCGGCGCCGAGGCGTTCGACTGGCTGCCGCGCGAAGCGCGCCCCGCCCCCTGA
- a CDS encoding AMP-binding protein — MTSYAHGTSDTALLGDTIGADLDRAVARWPDREALVDVPSGRRWTYAQFAADVDELAYALIASGIAVGDRVGIWAVNCPEWVLVQYATARIGAVMVNINPAYRTHEVEYVLKQAGVSLLFASVSHRASDYRAMVGEVRGRCPELREAVFIGDPGWDALLTRGTPVPFPELSCDDPINIQYTSGTTGFPKGATLSHHNILNNGYFVGELIAYTEQDRICVPVPFYHCFGMVMGNLAATSHGACVVIPAPSFDPAATLRAVAQERCTSLYGVPTMFIAELNLPDFATYDLSSLRTGIMAGSPCPVEVMKRVVAEMHMAEVSIAYGMTETSPVSLQTRRDDDLEHRTGTVGRVLPHIEVKVVDPATGVTRPRGGAGELCTRGYSVMLGYWQEPEKTAESVDAGRWMHTGDLAVMREDGYVEIVGRIKDMIIRGGENIYPREIEEFLYGHPKIADVQVVGVPHERYGEEVLACVIPHEGTEPLTLAELRAFCEGRLAHYKIPSRLQVLDAFPMTVSGKVRKVELRERYAQET, encoded by the coding sequence ATGACTTCCTACGCCCACGGGACCAGCGACACCGCGCTGCTGGGAGACACGATCGGCGCCGACCTGGACCGGGCCGTCGCGAGGTGGCCCGACCGCGAGGCGCTGGTCGACGTGCCCTCGGGCCGACGCTGGACGTACGCCCAATTCGCGGCGGACGTCGACGAGTTGGCGTACGCGCTGATCGCGAGCGGGATCGCCGTGGGCGACCGGGTGGGCATCTGGGCGGTCAACTGCCCCGAGTGGGTGCTGGTCCAGTACGCGACCGCGCGGATCGGCGCGGTCATGGTGAACATCAACCCTGCCTACCGCACCCACGAGGTCGAGTACGTCCTCAAACAGGCCGGGGTCTCGCTGCTCTTCGCCTCCGTCAGCCACAGGGCGAGCGACTACCGGGCGATGGTCGGGGAAGTCCGGGGCAGGTGCCCGGAGTTGCGGGAGGCCGTGTTCATCGGGGACCCGGGCTGGGACGCGCTGCTCACGCGCGGCACCCCGGTGCCGTTCCCGGAGCTGTCCTGCGACGACCCGATCAACATCCAGTACACCTCGGGCACGACCGGCTTCCCCAAGGGGGCCACGCTCTCCCACCACAACATCCTCAACAACGGTTATTTCGTCGGGGAATTGATCGCCTACACCGAGCAGGACCGGATCTGCGTCCCGGTGCCCTTCTACCACTGCTTCGGCATGGTGATGGGCAACCTCGCGGCCACCTCGCACGGCGCGTGCGTCGTGATCCCCGCCCCGTCCTTCGACCCGGCGGCGACCCTGCGGGCGGTGGCCCAGGAGCGCTGCACCTCGCTGTACGGCGTACCGACCATGTTCATCGCGGAGCTGAACCTCCCCGACTTCGCGACGTACGACCTGTCGTCCCTGCGCACCGGCATCATGGCGGGCTCGCCCTGCCCGGTCGAGGTGATGAAACGGGTGGTCGCCGAGATGCACATGGCCGAGGTGTCCATCGCCTACGGCATGACGGAGACCTCCCCGGTGTCGCTCCAGACCCGCCGGGACGACGACCTGGAACACCGCACGGGCACGGTCGGCCGGGTCCTCCCGCACATCGAGGTCAAGGTCGTCGACCCGGCGACCGGAGTGACCCGACCGCGAGGCGGTGCGGGGGAGTTGTGCACCCGCGGCTACAGCGTGATGCTCGGCTACTGGCAGGAGCCCGAGAAGACCGCCGAGTCGGTCGACGCCGGCCGCTGGATGCACACCGGCGACCTCGCGGTGATGCGTGAGGACGGCTACGTCGAGATCGTCGGCCGCATCAAGGACATGATCATCCGGGGTGGCGAGAACATCTACCCGCGCGAGATCGAGGAGTTCCTGTACGGCCATCCGAAGATCGCCGACGTCCAGGTGGTCGGGGTGCCGCACGAGCGCTACGGCGAGGAGGTCCTCGCCTGTGTCATCCCGCACGAGGGCACCGAACCGCTCACCCTCGCCGAACTGCGGGCCTTCTGCGAGGGGCGGTTGGCCCACTACAAGATCCCGAGCCGGCTTCAGGTGCTGGACGCCTTCCCGATGACGGTGTCGGGGAAGGTGCGGAAGGTGGAGCTGCGGGAGCGGTACGCCCAGGAGACGTGA
- a CDS encoding AMP-binding protein yields MTTVTESFREARDFLLAHREDYATAYEGFSWPRPERFNWALDWFDVIADGNDRTALHIVEEDGSEARVSFAGMSARSNRVANWLRGLGIRPEDRVLVMLGNQTELWETALAAMKLGAVVIPATPLLGPADLRDRVERGRVAHVLVRAEDTGKFDEVPGRYTRIAVGGAPEGWQPYEDAYDAPAEFTPDGPTHSDDPLMLYFTSGTTARPKLVEHTHASYPIGHLATMYWIGLRPGDVHLNISSPGWAKHAWSNLFAPWNAEATVFIHNYTRFDPARLMAEMDRAGVTSFCAPPTVWRMLIQADLTQLRTPPREVVAAGEPLNPEVIEQVRRFWGVTIRDGFGQTETAVQVSNSPGQPLKTGSMGRPSPGYRVVLLDPVSGEPGATEGEIALDLSTRPVGVMTGYHGDADLTAEAMAGGFYRTGDIGSRDADGYITYVGRSDDVFKASDYKISPFELESALLEHEAVAEAAVVPAPDELRLAVPKAYVVLAAGWEPGPDTAKVLFEHSREVLAPYKRLRRLEFADLPKTVSGKIRRIELREATAAGSANEYREEDFR; encoded by the coding sequence ATGACGACGGTGACCGAGAGCTTCCGCGAGGCGCGGGACTTCCTGCTGGCCCACCGCGAGGACTACGCCACCGCGTACGAGGGTTTCAGCTGGCCGCGCCCCGAGCGTTTCAACTGGGCCCTCGACTGGTTCGACGTCATCGCGGACGGGAACGACCGCACCGCCCTGCACATCGTCGAGGAGGACGGCTCCGAGGCCAGGGTGTCCTTCGCCGGGATGTCCGCCCGCTCCAACCGGGTCGCCAACTGGCTGCGCGGGCTCGGGATCCGCCCCGAGGACCGTGTCCTCGTCATGCTCGGCAACCAGACCGAGCTGTGGGAGACCGCCCTCGCCGCGATGAAGCTCGGCGCCGTCGTCATCCCCGCCACCCCGCTGCTCGGCCCCGCCGACCTGCGCGACCGGGTGGAGCGCGGCCGGGTCGCCCATGTCCTGGTCCGCGCCGAGGACACCGGCAAGTTCGACGAGGTGCCCGGCCGCTACACCCGGATCGCGGTGGGCGGCGCCCCCGAGGGCTGGCAACCGTACGAGGACGCGTACGACGCCCCCGCGGAGTTCACGCCGGACGGGCCGACCCACTCCGACGACCCCCTGATGCTCTACTTCACCTCGGGCACGACCGCCCGCCCCAAACTCGTCGAGCACACCCACGCGTCGTACCCCATCGGGCACCTGGCGACCATGTACTGGATCGGGCTCAGGCCCGGCGACGTGCATCTCAACATCTCCTCGCCCGGCTGGGCCAAGCACGCCTGGTCCAACCTCTTCGCGCCCTGGAACGCCGAGGCGACCGTCTTCATCCACAACTACACGCGCTTCGACCCGGCCCGGCTGATGGCGGAGATGGACCGCGCGGGCGTCACCTCCTTCTGCGCGCCACCGACCGTCTGGCGCATGCTCATCCAGGCCGACCTGACCCAGCTGCGCACCCCGCCGCGCGAGGTCGTGGCCGCCGGCGAGCCGCTCAACCCCGAGGTCATCGAACAGGTGCGGCGCTTCTGGGGTGTCACGATCCGGGACGGCTTCGGTCAGACGGAGACCGCCGTCCAGGTCTCCAACAGCCCCGGCCAGCCGCTGAAGACGGGCTCCATGGGCCGGCCGAGCCCCGGCTACCGGGTCGTCCTCCTCGACCCGGTCTCGGGCGAACCGGGCGCGACCGAGGGCGAGATCGCGCTCGACCTCTCCACCCGCCCGGTCGGTGTGATGACCGGCTACCACGGTGACGCCGACCTCACTGCGGAGGCGATGGCCGGCGGCTTCTACCGCACCGGGGACATCGGTTCGCGCGACGCGGACGGCTACATCACCTACGTCGGCCGGTCCGACGACGTCTTCAAGGCCTCCGACTACAAGATCTCCCCCTTCGAGCTGGAGAGCGCGCTGCTGGAGCACGAGGCGGTGGCGGAGGCCGCCGTGGTCCCCGCGCCGGACGAACTGCGCCTGGCCGTACCGAAGGCGTACGTCGTGCTCGCGGCGGGCTGGGAGCCGGGACCCGACACCGCGAAGGTGCTGTTCGAGCACAGCCGCGAGGTCCTCGCCCCCTACAAGCGCCTGCGCCGCCTGGAGTTCGCCGACCTGCCCAAGACCGTGTCCGGCAAGATCCGCCGCATCGAACTGCGCGAGGCGACCGCGGCCGGCTCGGCGAACGAGTACCGCGAGGAGGACTTCCGGTGA
- a CDS encoding helix-turn-helix transcriptional regulator: protein MRRDFQEPGRCRSDLLIGRDEALVSAREQLSRGGSILLHGTAGIGKSTVLRTLAAEYGESARTVLRCSATESESHLPFLALADLLGLALDEVSGQLPVAQRVALESALTGRGESTLQRDGLALRLAVLSALRALAAKGPVLVVADDLQWLDTASTELLGFAARRLGDDPVRMLFAGRTDGQEYDRYLRASTPDTLAVRVNPLTRSQVETLLAHRGYDLPRSTVREIHRISAGNPLYALELGRALAENPAPPRPGEPLPVPTSLRALVLSRLEMLSDDARRTLLVVSAGARPTLALLHEAGRENAEAETAQAAALGLLATEPEGPAVRFAHPLVSAALYAEASAQERRAAHAALSTAASDPIERARHLALATEGTDPEVAARLAEAAALARDRGAPSMASSLGLLAARYTPADSVPNPDTHRLRAAEDAITAGELDLARDIARQVLDRSGVPEQRVRAWIIVIDTAGHAMTEVDAVFPQALADAGDDPQLLALIHYQLAWRALLVEGNFAECREEAARAAELAAWGGDRHTELMSLSFQAQTETLMGHPDAPATIKRALKEPQDPQVTVHHNGIGSARFRWLIMSDQLPEARATITTLLREVRRRGSVESEVHFLRCLAETELRCGHCGRALDLARESLRLARDTGIGEVASGMLAALAEASGGDVDRALALARESVEHAEENGDLMYLSRAQAALGYARLVAGDAPGAVQSLRRARELEHDLGVDDPARGRWQGDLAEALVGVGELDEAQEVIDVSRAHALRLGRESVLAVLDRSEALVRAARGEREEALGQLTSAQDRLAKLGYGLEEARAALALAELRTGPPGPGPTPAPTSYDEAARLFRRSRALPWLRRVDAATVPNPAPQPLVQQPQAVAALDGLAAMERQVAALVMEGATNREIAGRLFISVKTVEATLTRVYRKLGIRSRVDIVRLAAGRHPK from the coding sequence GTGCGACGGGACTTCCAGGAGCCTGGCCGATGCCGCTCCGACCTGCTCATAGGCCGGGACGAGGCACTCGTCTCGGCGCGCGAGCAGCTTTCGCGCGGTGGCAGCATCCTGCTGCACGGAACGGCCGGAATAGGAAAGTCCACCGTCCTGCGGACATTGGCCGCGGAATACGGCGAATCGGCACGGACCGTGTTGCGCTGCTCCGCCACCGAGTCCGAATCCCATCTTCCCTTCCTCGCACTCGCCGATCTCCTCGGTCTCGCCCTGGACGAGGTGTCCGGTCAGTTGCCCGTCGCGCAGCGTGTCGCCCTGGAGTCGGCGCTCACCGGCCGTGGCGAGTCCACGCTCCAGCGCGACGGGCTCGCGCTGCGGCTGGCCGTGCTGTCCGCGCTGCGCGCGCTGGCCGCCAAGGGCCCCGTGCTCGTCGTAGCCGACGACCTCCAGTGGCTGGACACCGCGAGCACCGAACTCCTCGGTTTCGCCGCCCGCCGCCTCGGCGACGACCCCGTCCGGATGCTGTTCGCCGGGCGCACCGACGGCCAGGAGTACGACCGCTATCTACGCGCGTCCACACCGGACACCCTGGCCGTCCGGGTGAACCCGCTGACCCGTTCCCAGGTGGAGACGCTCCTTGCCCACCGGGGCTACGACCTCCCGCGTTCGACCGTGCGGGAGATCCACCGCATCAGCGCCGGCAATCCGCTGTACGCCCTGGAACTGGGCCGGGCCCTGGCCGAGAACCCCGCTCCCCCGCGCCCGGGCGAGCCGCTCCCGGTGCCGACCTCGCTGCGCGCGCTGGTCCTCAGCCGCCTGGAGATGCTGTCGGACGACGCCCGCCGCACCCTCCTCGTGGTCAGCGCCGGCGCCCGCCCCACCCTGGCCCTGCTGCACGAGGCCGGCCGGGAGAACGCCGAGGCCGAGACCGCCCAGGCCGCGGCCCTCGGGCTGCTGGCGACCGAGCCCGAGGGTCCGGCCGTACGGTTCGCGCATCCCCTCGTCTCGGCCGCGCTGTACGCGGAGGCGAGCGCCCAGGAACGCCGGGCCGCGCACGCCGCGCTGTCCACGGCCGCGTCCGACCCCATCGAGCGGGCCCGGCACCTCGCCCTGGCCACCGAGGGCACGGATCCGGAGGTGGCCGCCCGGCTCGCCGAGGCCGCCGCGCTGGCCCGGGACCGCGGGGCGCCCTCGATGGCCTCCTCGCTCGGACTGCTCGCCGCCCGGTACACCCCGGCCGACAGCGTGCCGAACCCCGACACGCACCGGCTGCGGGCCGCCGAGGACGCGATCACCGCCGGTGAACTGGATCTCGCACGGGACATCGCCCGCCAGGTGCTCGACCGGAGCGGGGTGCCCGAGCAACGGGTGCGGGCCTGGATCATCGTGATCGACACGGCGGGCCATGCCATGACGGAGGTCGACGCCGTCTTCCCGCAGGCACTGGCCGACGCGGGCGACGACCCGCAGCTGCTCGCCCTGATCCACTACCAACTGGCCTGGCGGGCGCTCCTCGTGGAGGGCAACTTCGCCGAGTGCCGCGAGGAGGCGGCGCGCGCGGCCGAGCTCGCCGCGTGGGGCGGCGACCGGCACACGGAGCTGATGTCGCTCTCCTTCCAGGCCCAGACCGAGACCCTGATGGGCCACCCGGACGCACCCGCCACGATCAAACGCGCCCTCAAGGAGCCCCAGGACCCGCAGGTGACCGTCCATCACAACGGCATCGGCTCGGCCCGGTTCCGCTGGCTGATCATGAGCGACCAGCTGCCCGAGGCACGGGCCACCATCACCACGCTGCTGCGCGAGGTGCGCCGGCGCGGGTCCGTCGAGAGCGAGGTGCACTTCCTGCGCTGCCTCGCCGAGACCGAACTGCGCTGCGGGCACTGCGGCCGGGCTCTCGACCTGGCCCGGGAGAGTCTGCGACTGGCCCGGGACACCGGTATCGGCGAGGTCGCCTCCGGGATGCTCGCCGCGCTGGCGGAGGCGTCCGGCGGTGACGTGGACCGGGCGCTGGCGCTGGCCCGGGAGTCGGTCGAGCACGCCGAGGAGAACGGCGACCTGATGTACCTGTCCCGGGCCCAGGCAGCCCTGGGATACGCCCGGTTGGTGGCCGGGGACGCGCCGGGTGCGGTGCAGTCGCTGCGCCGGGCACGGGAGTTGGAGCACGATCTCGGCGTCGACGACCCGGCTCGCGGACGCTGGCAGGGCGACCTCGCGGAGGCGCTGGTCGGCGTCGGCGAGCTGGACGAGGCGCAGGAGGTCATCGACGTGTCGCGCGCCCACGCGCTGCGGCTGGGGCGCGAGAGCGTGCTGGCGGTGCTCGACCGGTCGGAGGCGCTGGTGCGTGCGGCGCGCGGTGAACGCGAGGAGGCTCTGGGCCAGTTGACATCGGCACAGGACAGGCTCGCCAAGCTGGGCTACGGACTTGAGGAGGCGCGCGCGGCCCTCGCCCTGGCCGAGCTGCGCACCGGGCCGCCGGGCCCCGGGCCCACTCCCGCCCCGACGTCGTACGACGAGGCGGCACGCCTGTTCAGACGTTCCCGCGCGCTGCCCTGGCTGCGCAGGGTGGACGCGGCCACCGTGCCGAATCCCGCGCCGCAGCCGCTGGTCCAGCAGCCGCAGGCGGTCGCCGCGCTCGACGGGCTCGCCGCGATGGAGCGTCAGGTCGCGGCGCTCGTCATGGAGGGCGCGACCAACCGCGAGATCGCCGGACGCCTGTTCATCAGCGTCAAGACGGTCGAGGCGACGCTCACCCGGGTGTACCGGAAGCTGGGGATCCGGTCTCGGGTGGACATCGTCAGGCTGGCGGCGGGACGCCACCCCAAGTAA
- a CDS encoding response regulator transcription factor, whose product MAADTAEAAEVRRALARLRRATGLPVAFGGLVEPGRRHVRISELSGTATQSLRALAVTAGNGLGGRAVALARPCAVTDYSVSRVISHEYDIPVAAEGLRSVVAVPVVVRRRVRGVLYGALRSAQSLGDRTIGTVVDAARDVEQALVVRDQARELLAAVRPEPAATGGPRDGAWEQVREAHAALRALAPRITDPELRGALLDACGLLTAGRPEGEAALAPRELDVLACVASGASNAVAAERLGLRPETVKGYLRSAMRRLDAHSRGEAVVAARRAGLLP is encoded by the coding sequence GTGGCAGCAGACACGGCCGAGGCGGCTGAGGTGCGACGGGCGCTGGCCCGGCTGCGGCGGGCGACCGGACTGCCGGTCGCCTTCGGCGGGCTGGTGGAACCGGGGCGCCGGCACGTGCGCATCAGCGAACTGAGCGGCACCGCCACCCAGTCGTTGCGCGCGCTTGCGGTGACCGCGGGCAACGGCCTGGGCGGCAGGGCGGTGGCCCTGGCCCGTCCGTGCGCGGTGACCGACTACTCCGTCTCCCGGGTGATCAGCCACGAGTACGACATCCCGGTCGCCGCCGAGGGCCTGCGCTCCGTGGTGGCGGTCCCGGTCGTCGTACGGCGCCGGGTGCGCGGAGTGCTGTACGGCGCCCTGCGCAGCGCCCAGTCCCTGGGTGACCGCACGATCGGCACGGTGGTCGATGCGGCCCGGGACGTGGAGCAGGCGCTCGTCGTACGGGACCAGGCGCGGGAACTGCTGGCTGCGGTGCGGCCGGAGCCCGCCGCCACCGGGGGGCCTCGCGACGGGGCGTGGGAGCAGGTGCGGGAGGCGCACGCGGCGTTGCGTGCGCTGGCGCCGCGGATCACCGATCCGGAGCTGCGGGGCGCACTGCTCGACGCGTGCGGGCTGCTGACCGCCGGGCGGCCCGAGGGCGAGGCCGCACTCGCGCCGCGTGAGCTGGACGTCCTGGCGTGTGTCGCCTCGGGGGCGTCCAACGCGGTCGCCGCGGAGCGGCTGGGGCTGCGCCCGGAGACCGTGAAGGGCTATCTGCGCTCGGCGATGCGCAGGCTGGACGCCCACTCGCGCGGGGAGGCGGTCGTGGCGGCGCGGCGGGCCGGACTGCTGCCCTGA